One region of bacterium genomic DNA includes:
- a CDS encoding amidohydrolase family protein has product MSVDTIVRGGTIVTPERGVRREDLLIKDGKVVGLLLDSSGVDAAEVIDANGRHVLPGAIEPHVHIGIYTPSDGEWYSETCAAACGGVTTLINYFFHKDSYLQSWPPELAIAERQAVVDFACHFGILTEQHVAEMATYIREFEVTSFKFTGHWKGFEKQRIGSDTRIDDGLLYQTLRAAGKYPNVRVPVHAQNVEISIPPFAPPEADHFLKRDHLGRTGLDLWDKLNPGFTETVYAMMALYLAERTGASVYLVHTSAEETLQALRERYDLRRLNSYAETCAHYLALDTESPCGALAKVNPPVRDRQVQNALWQGVLGGTLSTVGTDHCAILKAMKKIETGDVLQARLGFSGMATMFPALVTHGVKKRGMSLERLVEISSTNAAKIFGLYPRKGTLTLGSDADFLVTDLDKKRVASASWIKGVSDFNVFEGEALFGFPERTVVRGRTVYHNDAVVANQGYGCYLPRRA; this is encoded by the coding sequence ATGAGCGTCGACACCATCGTTCGGGGCGGAACCATCGTCACGCCCGAGCGCGGCGTCCGCAGGGAGGACCTGCTGATCAAGGATGGCAAGGTAGTTGGCCTGCTGCTTGACTCCTCCGGGGTTGACGCCGCCGAAGTGATTGACGCCAATGGCAGGCACGTGTTGCCAGGCGCGATCGAGCCACACGTGCACATAGGCATCTACACTCCGTCAGACGGCGAGTGGTACTCCGAAACCTGCGCCGCCGCCTGCGGAGGCGTGACCACGCTCATCAACTACTTCTTTCACAAGGATTCCTATTTGCAGAGCTGGCCGCCCGAACTCGCGATCGCGGAGCGGCAGGCGGTGGTGGACTTCGCGTGTCACTTTGGGATCTTGACCGAGCAGCACGTCGCCGAGATGGCCACATACATCCGCGAATTCGAGGTCACGTCGTTCAAGTTCACGGGCCATTGGAAAGGGTTTGAGAAGCAGCGGATCGGGAGCGACACTCGCATCGATGACGGACTGCTCTATCAAACGTTGCGCGCGGCGGGCAAGTATCCGAACGTGCGTGTCCCGGTGCACGCGCAGAATGTTGAGATCTCGATTCCGCCCTTTGCGCCGCCCGAAGCCGACCACTTTCTCAAACGGGACCACCTGGGTCGCACCGGGCTCGACCTCTGGGACAAGCTCAATCCCGGATTCACCGAGACTGTCTACGCGATGATGGCGTTGTACCTTGCCGAGCGCACGGGCGCTTCAGTTTACCTCGTCCACACAAGTGCGGAAGAAACGCTCCAGGCGCTTCGAGAGCGCTATGATCTGCGCCGCCTGAACAGCTATGCAGAGACCTGCGCCCATTACCTGGCGCTCGACACGGAGTCGCCGTGCGGGGCGCTTGCGAAGGTCAATCCCCCGGTGCGCGACCGGCAGGTGCAAAACGCCCTTTGGCAGGGCGTACTGGGCGGAACCCTCTCGACCGTCGGGACCGACCACTGCGCCATTTTGAAAGCGATGAAGAAGATTGAGACCGGCGACGTGCTGCAGGCGCGGCTGGGATTTTCCGGTATGGCCACCATGTTCCCGGCGCTGGTGACCCACGGTGTCAAGAAGCGCGGGATGAGCCTCGAGCGGCTCGTCGAGATCTCGAGTACAAACGCCGCGAAGATCTTCGGTCTCTACCCGCGGAAGGGGACGCTCACGCTGGGGTCCGACGCGGATTTCCTGGTGACCGACCTCGACAAGAAGCGCGTCGCGTCCGCCAGCTGGATCAAAGGGGTCTCCGACTTCAACGTGTTCGAGGGGGAAGCGTTGTTCGGGTTCCCCGAACGCACCGTCGTGCGGGGACGGACCGTGTACCACAATGATGCCGTGGTGGCGAACCAAGGCTACGGATGCTATTTACCGCGCCGCGCGTGA
- the prpB gene encoding methylisocitrate lyase, translated as MSTHLTPSPGRRLRELLARKQILMAPGAFDALSAKLIERAGFEAMYMTGGGTVTALAGLPDIGLLSVTEMALNARYIANAVHTPVFADADTGYGNALNVMRTVREYEQAGLAGLHMEDQVSPKRCGHVAGKECILLEEMAGKIRAAVAARSDPDFVIIARTDARAPLGFDEAVKRGRAYAAAGADVIFPEALQTREEFADYARAVRVPLLANMAEFGKTPYLSASEFEDLGYAIVIYATSGLRVALRAMEAFYAELKARGTQTGWLDRMFTRAELYELIGYSRYTEFEREFVGDATDPLA; from the coding sequence ATGAGCACACATCTGACGCCCAGTCCTGGGCGTCGCCTGCGTGAGCTGCTGGCGCGCAAGCAGATTCTCATGGCGCCCGGGGCGTTTGACGCGCTCAGCGCAAAGCTGATCGAACGCGCCGGCTTCGAGGCCATGTACATGACAGGCGGGGGTACCGTCACGGCGCTGGCCGGACTGCCGGATATCGGACTGCTGAGCGTGACGGAGATGGCCCTCAATGCGAGGTACATCGCGAACGCGGTGCACACGCCGGTCTTCGCCGACGCGGACACCGGGTACGGCAACGCGCTGAACGTCATGCGGACGGTCCGGGAGTATGAGCAGGCCGGGCTGGCCGGGCTACACATGGAAGATCAGGTCTCTCCGAAGCGGTGCGGGCACGTCGCCGGCAAGGAGTGCATTTTGCTGGAAGAGATGGCGGGCAAGATCCGCGCGGCTGTGGCCGCGCGGTCGGACCCGGATTTCGTCATTATCGCGCGGACGGACGCCCGTGCCCCGCTTGGATTCGACGAAGCGGTCAAGCGCGGGCGCGCGTACGCCGCCGCGGGTGCCGATGTCATCTTTCCCGAGGCGCTGCAAACCCGGGAAGAGTTCGCGGACTATGCGCGGGCCGTACGCGTCCCCTTGCTGGCTAACATGGCCGAGTTCGGCAAGACGCCGTACTTATCGGCGAGCGAGTTCGAGGACCTTGGGTACGCGATCGTGATCTACGCCACCTCGGGGCTGCGGGTCGCCCTGCGAGCGATGGAGGCCTTCTATGCCGAGCTCAAGGCTCGCGGGACCCAGACAGGGTGGTTGGATCGGATGTTCACGCGCGCCGAGCTCTACGAGTTGATCGGGTATTCGCGCTACACGGAGTTCGAGCGAGAGTTCGTGGGCGACGCCACGGACCCGCTGGCCTGA
- a CDS encoding aconitase family protein, translated as MGSTITEKILAKASGRANIRPGDYAEVTTPCPTVIAPHSAIDKGAGLILEWGARVFDPRRVKIVDGHYGATASHNAAENRRWMREWAQTMEVPDENSYELGRQGIENMVAVEHCWPLPGACYFQGVNGHISTAGALGAFASALSYGTAAYLLTGKTWVKVPRSVKLVIHGTQPPGTCPRDVSEYILGQLGPSGAVGMVLEWTGPYIDELSMEGRFSICSQALFAGAWTAIMNPDPRTVTYVTARTTEPFEPLMSDADAEYARVVEFDVSAVEPQAVPPPKRHVVKAVRELEGTTVNRGFIGSDANAWIDDLRLAARVLRGRKIKRGVILNITPGTVSILRQALDEGLIRVFVDAECVVPTPNEGMEWGANTPLARGDVCIATGQTNYPGRMGSNDAQIYLANPATVAASCIEGKIVDPRRYL; from the coding sequence GTGGGTAGCACCATTACCGAGAAGATCCTCGCGAAGGCATCGGGGCGGGCCAACATTCGGCCCGGCGACTACGCGGAGGTCACGACCCCATGTCCGACTGTGATCGCCCCCCACTCCGCGATCGACAAGGGCGCAGGGCTGATCCTGGAATGGGGTGCCCGCGTCTTTGACCCGCGCCGCGTCAAGATTGTCGACGGTCATTACGGGGCAACCGCGTCGCACAATGCGGCGGAGAACCGTCGCTGGATGCGGGAGTGGGCACAGACGATGGAAGTACCCGACGAGAATAGCTACGAACTGGGCCGGCAAGGCATCGAGAACATGGTCGCTGTTGAACACTGTTGGCCGCTGCCGGGCGCGTGTTACTTCCAGGGCGTTAACGGTCACATCAGCACCGCTGGGGCACTAGGGGCGTTTGCGAGTGCCTTGTCGTACGGCACCGCCGCCTACCTCCTCACGGGGAAGACGTGGGTGAAGGTGCCGCGCTCGGTGAAGCTCGTGATTCACGGCACGCAGCCGCCGGGCACGTGCCCTCGGGACGTTTCCGAGTACATCCTCGGGCAGCTCGGACCGTCTGGGGCCGTAGGGATGGTGCTGGAGTGGACCGGGCCGTACATCGACGAGCTGAGCATGGAGGGACGATTCTCGATCTGCTCTCAGGCGCTCTTTGCCGGTGCGTGGACGGCGATTATGAACCCCGATCCGCGGACCGTGACCTACGTTACCGCGAGAACCACGGAGCCGTTTGAACCGCTGATGAGCGACGCCGATGCCGAGTACGCGCGGGTGGTCGAATTTGACGTGTCCGCCGTCGAACCGCAGGCCGTCCCGCCGCCAAAGCGCCATGTCGTCAAGGCGGTGCGCGAGCTGGAGGGAACCACGGTGAACCGAGGGTTCATCGGCAGCGACGCCAACGCGTGGATTGACGATCTGCGCCTGGCCGCGCGAGTGCTGCGCGGTCGCAAGATCAAGCGCGGCGTCATCTTGAACATCACCCCGGGGACCGTGAGCATCCTCCGGCAGGCCCTCGACGAAGGACTCATCCGCGTCTTCGTGGACGCCGAATGCGTGGTGCCCACTCCGAACGAAGGCATGGAGTGGGGTGCGAACACCCCCCTTGCCCGCGGGGACGTGTGCATCGCGACGGGGCAGACCAACTACCCTGGGCGGATGGGCAGCAACGACGCCCAGATCTACCTCGCTAACCCAGCGACCGTCGCCGCGTCGTGCATCGAGGGCAAGATCGTCGACCCCCGGAGGTACCTGTGA
- a CDS encoding 3-isopropylmalate dehydratase — protein sequence MSAGPLRPRGAPGLPRRLSGKAWAFPGILDVDWEICSYSLVRDLQRKGMFTYEQLGQYCMINVDPEFPRKVQPGDFIVAEQNMGYGHDHDHACMAIRGAGVGAVLCESAAPYFLRNSIDHGLPVLEIPGISTAVTQGDALEVHLAEGVVRNLTVGAELSFAPFPPFILEVLDAGGVYPMLKARLSAAGRR from the coding sequence GTGAGCGCGGGGCCCCTTCGGCCGCGCGGCGCACCAGGCCTGCCGCGGCGGCTGAGCGGGAAGGCGTGGGCGTTCCCGGGGATCCTGGACGTGGACTGGGAGATCTGCTCGTACTCGCTGGTCCGGGATTTGCAGCGGAAGGGGATGTTCACCTACGAACAGCTCGGGCAGTACTGCATGATCAACGTCGACCCCGAGTTCCCGCGCAAGGTGCAACCGGGCGACTTCATCGTGGCCGAGCAGAACATGGGGTACGGCCACGATCACGACCACGCGTGCATGGCCATCCGGGGCGCCGGGGTGGGCGCAGTGTTGTGCGAGAGCGCCGCTCCCTACTTCCTCCGCAACTCGATCGATCATGGACTCCCCGTGCTCGAAATCCCTGGTATCTCGACCGCGGTCACCCAGGGGGACGCGCTCGAGGTGCATCTCGCGGAAGGGGTGGTCAGGAATCTGACGGTTGGTGCGGAGTTGTCCTTCGCGCCGTTTCCTCCTTTCATTCTTGAGGTGCTCGATGCCGGCGGTGTCTATCCGATGTTGAAGGCCCGGCTCAGCGCCGCCGGGCGTCGATGA
- a CDS encoding amidohydrolase family protein, with amino-acid sequence MSPQKVFDARMVPRIKECLGSWTPPTTITPHLRYLDLYRMRDRVIPIDIEEQIAQMRAAGVQRAIICAADNTTTWGRKTPNEVIATLCDRYPDVFVGFAGVDPHKGMDAVREFERAVKSLGLRGLNLGPWLQKLLANDKRYYPLYAKAVELNVPVVLHTSSHFDPTVSFETGNPTYLDEVCVFFPELKVIASHAGWPWILQMIAVAWRHPNVYLELSGIRPRYLHKELVSYFDTPLLKGRVLFGTDYPLLEWTPSIEDVLQLPIATETKHEILWGNAARLFGLED; translated from the coding sequence ATGAGCCCGCAGAAGGTCTTCGACGCGCGCATGGTCCCGCGCATCAAGGAATGTCTCGGGTCGTGGACGCCCCCGACGACGATCACGCCGCACCTGCGCTACCTGGACCTCTACCGTATGCGAGACCGCGTGATCCCGATCGACATCGAGGAGCAGATCGCGCAGATGCGCGCTGCCGGGGTGCAACGGGCGATCATCTGTGCGGCCGACAATACAACCACGTGGGGCCGCAAGACGCCGAATGAGGTGATCGCCACGCTCTGCGACCGGTATCCGGACGTGTTCGTTGGGTTTGCGGGCGTGGATCCACACAAGGGTATGGACGCCGTGCGCGAGTTTGAGCGCGCCGTAAAGTCGCTCGGTCTGCGTGGCCTCAACCTGGGGCCGTGGCTCCAAAAGCTGCTCGCGAACGACAAGCGCTACTACCCCTTGTACGCCAAGGCGGTCGAGCTGAACGTCCCGGTCGTGTTGCATACGTCGAGCCACTTCGACCCGACCGTGAGCTTCGAGACCGGCAATCCGACCTATCTGGACGAGGTCTGCGTGTTCTTCCCGGAGCTGAAGGTGATCGCCAGTCACGCGGGCTGGCCATGGATTCTGCAGATGATCGCCGTCGCCTGGCGGCACCCGAACGTGTACCTGGAGCTCTCGGGGATCCGGCCGCGGTACCTGCACAAGGAGCTGGTGTCCTATTTCGATACCCCGCTGCTGAAGGGGCGAGTGCTGTTCGGGACCGACTATCCACTCCTCGAGTGGACCCCGAGTATCGAGGACGTGTTGCAGTTGCCCATCGCCACGGAGACCAAGCACGAGATTCTATGGGGCAATGCTGCGCGGTTGTTCGGGCTCGAGGACTGA
- a CDS encoding enoyl-CoA hydratase-related protein, whose amino-acid sequence MKTVDYSVEGPVALVVLNRPEKKNAINHQMREDVHAALIDIRDNEDVWVAVLTGAGSTFSTGHDLSETLAGTPTVDQLYELQHSIFKPLIAAINGACLAQGCGLALGCDILVAGEQAFFGWPQVKRGICSVSGPTLLARKIPLNIAMEYLLTGEFLGAQEALALHLVNHVVPSGDVRARAFEMAHKIAANAPLAVRAMKEATLRTLPMRPDDAYRYATQLLRELERTEDAQEGSRAFLEKRAPVWRGR is encoded by the coding sequence ATGAAAACCGTTGACTACTCAGTGGAAGGGCCCGTGGCTCTGGTTGTTCTCAACCGACCGGAGAAGAAGAACGCTATCAACCATCAGATGCGGGAGGACGTGCACGCCGCGCTGATCGACATCCGAGATAACGAAGACGTCTGGGTGGCCGTGCTCACCGGCGCTGGCAGCACCTTTTCGACAGGCCACGACCTCAGCGAAACGCTCGCCGGCACCCCGACAGTGGACCAGTTGTACGAGCTTCAGCACTCTATCTTCAAGCCGCTGATCGCTGCGATTAACGGAGCCTGCCTTGCCCAAGGGTGCGGTCTCGCGCTCGGGTGCGATATCTTGGTGGCCGGAGAGCAGGCGTTTTTCGGCTGGCCTCAGGTCAAGCGCGGGATCTGCTCTGTCAGCGGGCCGACCCTGTTGGCGCGCAAGATCCCCTTGAATATTGCGATGGAGTACTTACTGACCGGCGAGTTTCTCGGGGCGCAAGAGGCGCTGGCGCTCCACCTGGTAAACCACGTGGTGCCGTCCGGCGACGTGCGTGCGCGTGCGTTTGAGATGGCCCACAAGATCGCGGCCAACGCGCCGCTCGCGGTGCGCGCCATGAAAGAGGCGACCCTCCGTACCCTGCCGATGCGGCCTGACGATGCCTACCGGTACGCGACGCAGCTGTTGCGGGAGTTGGAACGGACCGAGGACGCCCAGGAAGGCAGCCGAGCGTTTCTGGAGAAACGCGCGCCCGTGTGGCGGGGACGTTGA
- a CDS encoding AMP-binding protein, with protein sequence MPAGRSGVEELAAVWERRFHQMMDYVCAAHPYYRSLMQRLGLSRRDFGSLTDLRKLPVTTKQQYMADPDAFRLRSESLADLSLPERTLWGVVYTTGSTAGRPTPFYDTSYDHVARIWQMRVATEMAGITAADVVANCFPLTAVPHQGFLSASYGPLAVGARVLTGFTGRLDTPFPVHRTTEEFVRLIATHRATVLWGITSYVRRVVQVAETLRLDLSSVRIAFVAGEPCPPGMRADLRHRLASLGATSVFIQNGYGCTEMQGPTIECTEEGPLHVPAAEQYWFEVVDPTTHAPVPEGTRGLVLLSHLNRRGTVLFRYAIGDLSAMITGPCDRCGRDGPRFIIPPQRGDALVKVRGTLLNPVALIAAMSAVPGIDDFQVVVAYRRANDPLSGEELVIRFTAASEQAGAVGRAITMTVQDVSELTPRTLYLIPEEFAVLREADEYKFRRFRDERDVATTHDVGR encoded by the coding sequence ATGCCGGCAGGACGATCCGGGGTCGAAGAGCTTGCCGCCGTCTGGGAACGACGGTTCCATCAGATGATGGACTACGTCTGCGCGGCACACCCCTACTATCGGAGCCTGATGCAGCGCCTTGGCCTGTCACGGCGCGACTTCGGCTCTTTGACCGATCTGCGCAAGCTCCCGGTCACCACCAAGCAACAGTACATGGCGGACCCGGACGCGTTCCGGCTCCGCTCGGAATCCCTGGCGGATCTCTCTTTACCTGAACGAACCCTGTGGGGCGTCGTGTACACGACGGGCAGTACCGCGGGGCGGCCGACGCCATTTTACGACACTAGTTACGATCACGTCGCCCGAATCTGGCAGATGCGCGTGGCCACCGAGATGGCGGGTATCACGGCTGCGGATGTCGTGGCCAACTGTTTTCCGCTCACCGCGGTTCCACACCAAGGCTTCCTGAGTGCTTCCTACGGCCCACTCGCAGTGGGAGCGCGAGTACTCACCGGGTTTACCGGCCGCCTTGACACGCCGTTTCCCGTACATCGGACGACAGAGGAGTTCGTCCGACTCATCGCGACTCATCGTGCCACCGTACTCTGGGGAATTACGAGCTACGTGCGTCGGGTTGTTCAGGTGGCGGAGACCCTGCGGCTCGATTTGTCCAGCGTGCGTATCGCCTTTGTTGCCGGGGAGCCGTGTCCTCCAGGGATGCGTGCGGACTTACGCCATCGCCTGGCCTCGTTGGGCGCGACAAGCGTGTTCATTCAAAACGGGTATGGGTGCACTGAGATGCAGGGCCCGACGATCGAATGTACGGAGGAAGGGCCGCTCCACGTTCCGGCGGCGGAGCAGTATTGGTTCGAGGTCGTGGATCCAACCACACATGCGCCGGTGCCCGAGGGTACGCGTGGCCTTGTGTTACTTAGTCATTTGAACCGTCGCGGCACCGTGCTGTTCAGATACGCAATCGGCGACCTTTCGGCGATGATTACGGGCCCGTGCGATCGGTGCGGGCGGGATGGTCCACGGTTCATCATTCCTCCGCAACGAGGCGATGCGCTGGTGAAGGTCCGAGGTACGCTACTGAATCCCGTAGCACTGATCGCGGCGATGAGCGCGGTACCCGGAATCGACGACTTCCAAGTCGTCGTTGCTTACCGCCGCGCGAATGATCCGCTTTCAGGTGAGGAACTGGTCATTCGATTTACTGCCGCTTCAGAGCAAGCTGGAGCAGTAGGCCGAGCGATTACAATGACTGTGCAGGACGTGTCCGAGCTGACTCCCCGTACACTGTACTTGATTCCAGAGGAGTTTGCGGTGTTGCGCGAGGCTGACGAATACAAGTTCAGGCGCTTTCGAGACGAGCGCGATGTCGCGACGACTCACGATGTGGGGCGGTGA
- a CDS encoding IclR family transcriptional regulator has protein sequence MSAGDYGTINAIRRAMGVLEHLSAARHGLSVTELASASKLSKATVFRILASLQGAGYVEQDPQSQRYRLTLRIASLAFAFIDTMGFEDICQPYLADLARETGELVQLAVVQGDDMIFVAKAEGTQRVKLVPMLGRRVTLNASAAGKVWLASLAEEEAIRIVLKQGLPRLTGQTLTTVDANRAEWARVRQQGYATTVQEYWDDVNSVGAPIRVGTSRRVVAGITVAGPSSRFTLEIMRALAPRLVTVADTIARMWPAWTEPLAAVAGETSPSPSTG, from the coding sequence ATGTCAGCGGGCGATTACGGGACAATCAATGCGATTCGGCGCGCTATGGGCGTGCTGGAGCATCTTTCGGCGGCGCGGCATGGCCTGAGCGTGACGGAATTGGCTAGTGCTTCCAAATTGAGCAAAGCTACCGTCTTCCGCATTCTCGCAAGCCTGCAAGGCGCAGGATACGTGGAGCAGGACCCGCAGAGCCAACGCTATCGCTTGACGCTCAGGATAGCTTCCCTGGCGTTTGCCTTTATCGACACGATGGGATTTGAAGATATCTGTCAGCCGTATCTGGCAGACCTTGCACGAGAGACTGGTGAACTCGTCCAGCTGGCGGTGGTACAAGGTGACGACATGATTTTTGTCGCCAAGGCCGAAGGCACTCAACGTGTCAAGCTCGTGCCGATGCTGGGACGGCGCGTTACGCTTAACGCGAGCGCGGCCGGAAAGGTCTGGTTGGCCTCGTTGGCAGAAGAGGAAGCGATTCGGATCGTTCTCAAGCAAGGGCTACCGCGACTTACCGGCCAGACATTGACTACCGTCGATGCCAATCGGGCCGAATGGGCGCGCGTGCGCCAGCAAGGTTATGCGACGACAGTTCAGGAGTACTGGGACGACGTCAACTCGGTGGGTGCTCCTATCCGAGTCGGCACCAGCCGACGAGTCGTGGCTGGCATCACGGTTGCAGGCCCGTCCAGTCGATTCACCCTTGAGATCATGCGTGCACTCGCACCGCGTCTCGTGACGGTTGCGGACACAATTGCGCGCATGTGGCCCGCGTGGACAGAACCGTTGGCAGCAGTGGCCGGCGAGACATCACCCTCTCCAAGCACGGGCTGA
- a CDS encoding ABC transporter substrate-binding protein, whose translation MTGVKAMARRFVVSALICVVLVAGATWSVLPAGALSPITIATFTGEVYGLDVIADRQGFFKQHGLDAKFLSPPSGGAAAAQFLVGGSIAGWSTNPEILLLAAAKGEDIRFAGMLNDWIPYAIQVPQNSPLAKIATDPHASFGDKLQALKGKTLGLTGIGSLVYLALQAGLQLAGVPLDAVHIVAVGPPQSGIAQLSSGRLDGYVTYSQADAGVMAIEAHTVQYVNLTGPGAPQQVNSLSTFAMGTSAQYATQHPDDIKGWLAALIDAFNWEKANPAAAAQIISDVDYGGRYVSVIASSIQHAVATAPQQDARFRVSPRLLNDEISLLETLGILKRDDVVRYHINYQTLVLPYAQMPGGR comes from the coding sequence ATGACGGGAGTGAAAGCGATGGCGCGTCGCTTTGTGGTGAGTGCGCTCATCTGCGTGGTATTGGTGGCCGGGGCCACCTGGTCCGTCCTCCCGGCCGGTGCGTTGTCTCCGATAACGATAGCCACCTTCACTGGCGAAGTGTACGGGCTCGACGTCATTGCAGATCGGCAAGGCTTTTTCAAGCAGCATGGGCTCGACGCAAAGTTTCTTTCGCCACCCAGTGGCGGTGCGGCAGCGGCTCAGTTTCTGGTGGGCGGCAGCATCGCTGGCTGGTCCACTAATCCGGAAATTCTACTGTTGGCCGCAGCGAAGGGCGAAGACATCCGGTTCGCGGGCATGCTGAACGACTGGATCCCTTACGCCATACAGGTACCGCAGAACTCCCCGTTGGCTAAGATCGCGACGGACCCGCACGCGTCCTTCGGCGACAAACTGCAAGCGCTCAAGGGGAAGACGCTTGGCCTGACCGGGATCGGGTCCCTTGTATACTTAGCTTTGCAGGCCGGGTTGCAGCTAGCGGGCGTGCCTTTGGACGCTGTACACATCGTCGCCGTGGGCCCGCCGCAGTCTGGGATTGCCCAACTCAGCAGCGGACGGCTCGATGGGTATGTGACGTATTCGCAGGCGGATGCTGGGGTGATGGCGATCGAAGCGCATACCGTTCAGTATGTCAACCTGACAGGACCAGGTGCTCCTCAGCAGGTTAATAGTTTGAGCACGTTTGCGATGGGCACGTCCGCGCAGTACGCGACCCAGCACCCGGACGATATCAAGGGGTGGCTAGCTGCCTTGATCGACGCATTCAACTGGGAGAAAGCTAACCCCGCTGCGGCTGCGCAGATCATTTCCGACGTCGACTATGGCGGACGGTACGTCTCCGTCATCGCGTCGTCCATTCAACACGCCGTAGCCACGGCGCCACAACAGGATGCGCGGTTTCGAGTGTCGCCGCGCTTACTTAATGACGAGATCAGCTTGTTGGAGACGCTTGGCATTCTCAAGCGCGACGATGTCGTTCGTTACCATATCAACTACCAAACCCTGGTGCTCCCCTACGCGCAGATGCCTGGGGGTAGGTGA
- a CDS encoding ABC transporter ATP-binding protein, whose translation MKRVRHAFPQGNGVVPALWDFDLEIPAGQFLTIVGPSGCGKTTLLAMVGGLVFPRQGEVLLDGRAVTGPPAEVAYMLARDALMPWRTARQNVEFGLEIRGQSRDLRRQKSAEWLDRVGLTAFADSKINELSQGMRQRVAIARTLALEPRCLLMDEPFAALDAQTRMLLQQEFLRLWERVNATVIFVTHDLGEAILLGDRVVLVSHRPGRVVADVAVAIPRPRTTEIELDDPNFRRYHRLLSGQLKTEVRAQLSPAEDE comes from the coding sequence GTGAAACGCGTTCGACACGCGTTTCCGCAGGGAAACGGCGTGGTACCGGCACTCTGGGACTTTGACTTGGAGATCCCTGCGGGCCAATTCTTGACCATAGTCGGCCCTTCCGGATGCGGAAAGACGACTCTGTTGGCCATGGTTGGAGGCCTTGTCTTCCCCCGCCAGGGGGAGGTACTGCTCGACGGACGTGCCGTGACGGGGCCGCCAGCAGAAGTGGCGTATATGCTGGCGCGCGACGCGTTGATGCCGTGGCGGACTGCGCGCCAGAATGTCGAGTTCGGACTGGAGATCCGCGGGCAGTCACGGGATCTCCGGCGTCAGAAGAGTGCGGAGTGGCTCGACCGTGTTGGCCTCACCGCATTCGCGGATTCCAAAATCAACGAGCTCTCACAAGGGATGCGTCAGCGAGTTGCGATCGCCCGGACGTTGGCGCTTGAGCCACGTTGCTTGCTAATGGACGAGCCGTTCGCTGCGCTTGACGCGCAGACGCGGATGTTATTGCAGCAAGAGTTCTTGCGTTTGTGGGAGCGTGTGAACGCCACGGTCATTTTTGTTACCCATGATCTTGGCGAGGCGATCCTCTTGGGAGATCGGGTCGTCCTTGTGAGCCACCGCCCTGGCCGCGTTGTCGCCGATGTAGCGGTCGCCATTCCGAGACCTCGGACCACTGAGATTGAATTGGACGATCCAAATTTCCGTCGCTACCATCGGCTTCTGAGCGGGCAGCTCAAGACCGAAGTGCGAGCACAGCTTTCACCAGCGGAAGATGAATGA
- a CDS encoding ABC transporter permease produces MRRRYEATAWTVRIAALLVVLGGWEFLSATNIIKAFYISDPISVAVSLINVLGQGATWYNLWQTLVAAAISLAVGSILGVAGGVALWRVSVLARAFNPYITLFNALPRPALAPLFIMWFGLGVTAKVFVAVTIVFFLLLVNTMAGLSNVDPDILALANSLGASRLQRFLLVEIPSALPSIVAGLRLGAVYSVLGVVVSEMVASYYGLGQMLVKATNGFQVSMSFAILVLMAAMAVVLDVGAWLLQRHVQQGEESRASLR; encoded by the coding sequence ATGCGGCGACGGTATGAGGCAACGGCGTGGACGGTGCGCATTGCTGCGTTGCTAGTAGTCTTGGGCGGGTGGGAATTTCTTTCCGCGACCAATATCATAAAGGCATTCTACATCAGCGATCCCATATCGGTTGCCGTGTCACTGATCAATGTCTTGGGCCAGGGCGCAACTTGGTATAATCTTTGGCAGACGCTCGTCGCCGCTGCGATTTCCTTAGCAGTCGGGTCGATACTTGGAGTAGCTGGCGGCGTTGCGCTGTGGCGCGTATCGGTGCTCGCACGGGCATTCAATCCTTACATCACGCTGTTCAATGCTCTGCCGCGCCCTGCGCTCGCGCCGTTGTTTATCATGTGGTTTGGCCTCGGAGTCACCGCCAAGGTTTTTGTTGCAGTAACTATTGTGTTCTTTCTCTTGCTCGTGAACACGATGGCCGGATTGAGCAACGTCGACCCGGATATCTTGGCGTTGGCCAACTCCCTAGGCGCGTCGCGGCTCCAGCGATTTCTCCTTGTGGAGATCCCCTCGGCATTACCTAGCATCGTGGCTGGACTTCGGCTGGGGGCGGTCTACTCCGTCCTTGGGGTCGTCGTTTCTGAAATGGTCGCCTCTTATTATGGGTTAGGGCAAATGTTGGTCAAAGCCACAAACGGGTTCCAAGTCAGTATGTCATTCGCCATTCTGGTGCTTATGGCGGCAATGGCGGTGGTCCTGGACGTTGGCGCTTGGTTATTGCAGCGGCACGTCCAACAAGGGGAAGAGTCTCGGGCTTCGTTGCGGTAG